Proteins from a single region of Octopus bimaculoides isolate UCB-OBI-ISO-001 chromosome 11, ASM119413v2, whole genome shotgun sequence:
- the LOC106877178 gene encoding enhancer of rudimentary homolog isoform X1, with amino-acid sequence MAGHPRISDKYHYLNPNLKTNSHTILLVQVQSSPDTRTYSDYDSLGECLEGVCKIYEEHLKRKNPNSPTVIYDINQLFDFIDRLNDINCLVFQKSTKTYIPHNQSWLKERIYHMLRKQAGK; translated from the exons ATGGCTGGACATCCTCGCATCAGCGACAAATATCATTATCTTAATCCAAATTTAAAAACCAAT TCACATACCATCTTGCTTGTACAAGTTCAGTCGAGCCCAGATACTCGAACATATTCAGATTATGATAGTCTTGGTGAATGTCTAGAAG GTGTTTGTAAAATTTACGAGGAGCATTTGAAGCGGAAAAACCCAAACTCTCCCACTGTGATTTATGATATTAACCAATTATTTGACTTCATCGATCGCTTAAATGACATCAACTGCCTGGT atTTCAGAAAAGCACAAAAACCTACATCCCTCACAATCAAAGCTGGTTAAAGGAGCGTATCTAtcatatgttgagaaaacaagctggaaaataa
- the LOC106877178 gene encoding enhancer of rudimentary homolog isoform X2, with protein MNILILSHTILLVQVQSSPDTRTYSDYDSLGECLEGVCKIYEEHLKRKNPNSPTVIYDINQLFDFIDRLNDINCLVFQKSTKTYIPHNQSWLKERIYHMLRKQAGK; from the exons ATGAATATTTTGATACTC TCACATACCATCTTGCTTGTACAAGTTCAGTCGAGCCCAGATACTCGAACATATTCAGATTATGATAGTCTTGGTGAATGTCTAGAAG GTGTTTGTAAAATTTACGAGGAGCATTTGAAGCGGAAAAACCCAAACTCTCCCACTGTGATTTATGATATTAACCAATTATTTGACTTCATCGATCGCTTAAATGACATCAACTGCCTGGT atTTCAGAAAAGCACAAAAACCTACATCCCTCACAATCAAAGCTGGTTAAAGGAGCGTATCTAtcatatgttgagaaaacaagctggaaaataa